In Archangium lipolyticum, a single genomic region encodes these proteins:
- a CDS encoding B12-binding domain-containing radical SAM protein, translated as MQGRRVLSPVLLVGAGTGEATCGILYLAGYLRRGGIEAFVRLYDGDESEQEVTRSLEALVARVRPRLVGISLKWFHHVHRALLLARTLRAIDPEIRIVVGGNTASYWWRELSAFDCIDHIVLGDGERPLLALCQGEPSPPNCVTRAPDGTPRRLPLEYVQGATNSEDIYYSHFDDIFLSHQDRHAFSGWVAPGKGCGENCLYCGGARGNQKAAFGRAKPFLRSEESVRRDHQEIAPRTWQFRYDFSGSSAGFLQGTWAGVDLSRHSCMYFLWGVARMELIDALAGAFEHVHMVLDIGCFSEQQRHEQMRRGLLKPCASDQQLLEIIDGCRRHENLDIEVSGIAGLPFASAATLKEEVRLVERMISLDCLVGYQRLEAQPGALVTEHPARFDMETEARTFSEFLEYFEQREPGDVSVPMIRFRDTALEKAVQRTSEHVDALARKHEETKRRVPINGRTRLLNTAPSTLQFKLGDWLGPHRVPAKVAQEQVTVVRSVEGTSLVCAPSLSPRRFTDPTLDQGEDGRILLTTLATFERPTTVANAVTHLGAKLKLDPGSAREVIEHLVDGRFLQPA; from the coding sequence ATGCAAGGCCGTCGCGTTCTCTCTCCAGTCCTCCTTGTCGGCGCCGGAACCGGCGAGGCAACCTGTGGAATCCTCTACCTCGCGGGCTACCTGCGACGCGGTGGAATCGAGGCCTTCGTCCGGCTCTACGACGGAGACGAATCCGAGCAGGAGGTGACTCGCTCGCTCGAGGCCCTGGTGGCGCGCGTGCGCCCCCGGCTCGTCGGGATCAGCCTCAAATGGTTCCATCACGTCCACCGCGCGCTGCTCCTGGCTCGGACGCTGCGCGCGATCGACCCCGAGATCCGGATCGTGGTGGGCGGCAACACCGCGTCGTACTGGTGGCGGGAGCTGAGCGCGTTCGACTGCATCGATCACATCGTCCTGGGCGACGGCGAGAGGCCGCTGCTGGCGCTCTGCCAGGGAGAGCCCTCCCCTCCCAACTGCGTCACCCGGGCTCCGGATGGCACCCCGCGCCGGTTGCCCCTGGAGTACGTGCAAGGCGCCACGAACAGCGAGGACATCTACTACTCGCACTTCGACGACATCTTCCTGAGCCACCAGGATCGCCATGCCTTCTCGGGGTGGGTCGCGCCCGGCAAGGGTTGCGGCGAGAACTGCCTCTATTGCGGTGGAGCCCGCGGCAACCAGAAGGCGGCCTTCGGACGCGCGAAGCCGTTTCTGCGCTCCGAGGAGAGTGTGCGCCGCGACCACCAGGAGATCGCTCCCCGGACGTGGCAGTTCCGTTATGACTTCTCGGGAAGCTCGGCCGGGTTCCTGCAAGGCACCTGGGCGGGAGTCGATCTCTCACGCCACTCCTGCATGTATTTCCTGTGGGGCGTGGCCCGGATGGAGCTCATCGACGCCCTGGCGGGAGCCTTCGAGCACGTCCACATGGTGCTCGACATCGGCTGCTTCTCGGAACAGCAGCGGCACGAGCAGATGCGGCGTGGCCTGCTCAAGCCGTGTGCATCGGACCAGCAGCTGCTCGAGATCATCGACGGCTGCCGCCGCCACGAGAACCTGGACATCGAGGTCTCTGGAATCGCGGGACTCCCCTTCGCCAGCGCCGCCACGCTCAAGGAGGAAGTCCGCCTGGTGGAGCGAATGATCAGCCTCGACTGCCTGGTGGGCTACCAGCGGCTCGAAGCCCAGCCGGGTGCGCTCGTCACCGAGCACCCGGCACGGTTCGACATGGAGACCGAAGCGCGAACGTTCTCGGAGTTCCTCGAGTACTTCGAGCAGCGCGAGCCCGGCGACGTGTCGGTACCGATGATTCGCTTCCGCGACACGGCGCTCGAGAAGGCGGTGCAGCGCACGTCGGAGCACGTGGATGCCCTCGCGCGGAAGCACGAGGAGACGAAGCGCAGGGTTCCCATCAACGGACGCACGCGCCTGTTGAACACCGCCCCATCGACCCTTCAGTTCAAGCTCGGTGATTGGCTGGGACCTCACCGGGTTCCCGCGAAGGTCGCGCAGGAACAGGTGACCGTCGTACGGTCGGTGGAGGGAACATCCCTGGTCTGCGCGCCTTCGCTCAGCCCGCGAAGATTCACCGACCCGACGCTGGATCAGGGCGAGGACGGGAGGATCCTCCTGACCACCCTGGCCACCTTCGAGCGCCCGACGACGGTCGCCAACGCGGTGACACACCTGGGGGCGAAGTTGAAGCTCGACCCGGGCTCGGCGCGCGAGGTCATCGAGCACCTCGTCGACGGACGCTTCCTCCAGCCGGCTTGA
- a CDS encoding LysR family transcriptional regulator: MPAEKRTPPLDWDDLRHFAALARHGSLAAASRALGAARSTVARRVEGLERQLGRPLLVRKPDGFELTADGATVLAQATTMEEAAQVVQRRLDAHDGPRGPVRLTTSRSLAHGFLVERLGTLHDRHPGLDVELIAETRVLSLSRSEADIAIRLGRPADSDLLSRRAATVGYGFFAPARKRDALLSREQPPLVGYGADDQATEAAWMAARFPNHRFVFRSNSLQAQAAAAQAGYGIVLLPCFLASCYPGLVRIPFGPLPPDREVWILMRRDAARTLRVRAVADHLFELFRDERTLLSGA; the protein is encoded by the coding sequence ATGCCTGCCGAAAAACGCACACCCCCGTTGGATTGGGACGACCTCCGCCACTTCGCGGCCCTGGCCCGGCACGGCAGTCTTGCCGCCGCGAGCCGGGCACTGGGTGCCGCCCGCTCGACGGTCGCGCGGCGTGTCGAGGGGCTGGAGCGCCAGCTCGGCAGGCCGCTGCTCGTTCGGAAACCAGACGGCTTCGAGCTCACCGCCGATGGCGCGACCGTGTTGGCGCAAGCGACCACGATGGAGGAGGCCGCGCAGGTGGTGCAGCGCCGCCTCGATGCCCATGACGGTCCAAGGGGACCGGTGCGGCTCACGACGTCCCGCTCCCTGGCCCATGGCTTCCTGGTGGAGCGGTTGGGAACGCTGCATGACCGCCATCCAGGGCTCGACGTCGAGCTCATCGCCGAGACGCGGGTGCTCAGCTTGTCCCGCTCGGAGGCCGACATCGCGATCCGGCTCGGCCGGCCCGCGGACAGCGACCTGCTCTCCCGACGGGCCGCCACGGTGGGTTATGGCTTCTTCGCTCCCGCTCGAAAGCGCGATGCCCTTCTCTCCCGCGAACAGCCCCCCCTCGTCGGGTATGGAGCAGACGATCAGGCAACCGAGGCGGCCTGGATGGCGGCACGCTTTCCCAACCATCGGTTCGTCTTCCGCAGCAACAGCCTCCAGGCTCAAGCGGCGGCCGCGCAGGCCGGATACGGCATCGTGCTGCTGCCCTGCTTCCTGGCCTCGTGCTACCCGGGCCTCGTGCGGATCCCGTTCGGCCCGCTTCCGCCCGACCGCGAGGTCTGGATACTGATGCGCCGCGATGCGGCCCGGACCCTCCGGGTGAGGGCGGTGGCGGACCATCTGTTCGAGCTCTTCCGCGATGAGCGCACGCTGCTGTCCGGGGCGTAG
- a CDS encoding nitrilase family protein, which yields MTSVRVASVQFQHRPGDKAYNLERIRYFTGLASASGVNLIAFPEMCVTGYWHVRNLDRDGISALAEPIPSGPSVDVLRALAREHDLVLGAGLIEEGADGRFYNAYAVCLPDGTVHTHRKLHAFESEHIASGDRHTVFETPLGIRVGVLICWDNNLVENARATALLGADVLLAPHQTGGTNSRSPHAMGRIDPELWRRRAEDPGAIEAEFRGPKGREWLMRWLPARAHDNGMFLVFSNGVGQDDDEVRTGNAMILDPYGRILVETWRAGDDMVVADLDIGLLPLCTGRRWIRGRRPELYGMLAEHRGDELEPRQARFSPEPTVAHRRDPA from the coding sequence ATGACGAGCGTACGGGTCGCTTCGGTGCAGTTCCAGCATAGACCGGGCGATAAAGCCTACAACCTCGAGCGCATCCGGTACTTCACCGGCCTGGCCTCCGCCAGCGGGGTCAACCTGATCGCCTTTCCGGAGATGTGCGTGACGGGCTACTGGCATGTTCGCAACCTCGATCGGGATGGCATCTCGGCCCTGGCCGAGCCCATTCCGTCTGGTCCCTCGGTCGACGTTCTCCGTGCTCTGGCTCGCGAACACGACCTCGTGCTGGGCGCTGGCTTGATCGAGGAGGGCGCCGACGGCCGCTTCTACAACGCCTATGCCGTCTGTCTCCCGGATGGGACGGTTCATACCCATCGCAAGCTCCACGCATTCGAGAGTGAGCATATCGCGAGTGGCGATCGCCATACCGTCTTCGAAACGCCGCTGGGAATCCGGGTTGGAGTCCTGATCTGCTGGGACAACAACCTCGTCGAGAACGCCCGCGCGACAGCGCTCCTGGGTGCTGACGTGCTCCTGGCACCGCATCAGACTGGCGGGACGAATTCGCGCAGCCCGCACGCCATGGGACGGATCGACCCCGAGCTCTGGCGCCGGAGAGCGGAAGACCCCGGCGCCATCGAGGCTGAATTCCGCGGTCCGAAGGGGCGGGAGTGGCTGATGCGCTGGCTCCCGGCACGTGCCCACGATAACGGCATGTTCCTCGTGTTCAGCAATGGCGTCGGCCAGGACGACGATGAGGTCCGGACCGGCAACGCGATGATCCTCGATCCCTATGGCCGCATCCTGGTGGAGACCTGGCGGGCGGGTGACGACATGGTGGTGGCGGACCTCGACATTGGCCTGCTCCCGCTGTGCACCGGGCGCCGCTGGATTCGAGGCCGGCGTCCCGAGTTGTACGGCATGTTGGCCGAGCACAGGGGGGACGAGCTGGAGCCCCGGCAGGCTCGCTTCTCTCCCGAGCCCACGGTGGCGCACCGCCGCGATCCGGCGTGA
- a CDS encoding LysE family translocator, whose amino-acid sequence MAAFALALSITPGPVNVVALSAGARHGLRASLRHVFGATLGFTLLLLAIGLGLHEAFMTWPWLASSLRLAGVVYLLYLTWKLWSDDGQLGGANDDTRPGYWSGALMQWLNPKAWLACVAGMGAFAAGGRVAVIGRFAAIYFVVCYLSIACWAAVGNSIRHWVDNPTRLRRFNRAMALLLASCAFYLLLAW is encoded by the coding sequence ATGGCCGCGTTCGCGCTGGCCTTGTCCATTACCCCTGGCCCTGTCAACGTGGTCGCTCTGAGCGCGGGTGCCCGCCATGGTTTGCGCGCCAGTCTGCGCCATGTGTTTGGTGCGACCCTGGGCTTCACCCTCTTGCTGCTGGCCATCGGCCTGGGTCTGCACGAAGCCTTCATGACCTGGCCGTGGCTCGCCAGTAGCCTGCGCCTGGCGGGAGTCGTCTACCTGCTGTACTTGACCTGGAAGCTCTGGTCGGACGACGGCCAGCTGGGGGGCGCCAACGACGACACCCGGCCTGGCTACTGGAGCGGAGCCTTGATGCAGTGGCTCAACCCGAAAGCCTGGCTGGCCTGCGTGGCCGGTATGGGCGCCTTCGCCGCGGGCGGTCGGGTCGCGGTGATCGGGCGCTTCGCGGCCATCTATTTCGTGGTGTGCTACCTGTCCATCGCCTGCTGGGCCGCGGTGGGCAACTCCATCCGGCACTGGGTCGACAACCCCACCAGGTTGCGCCGTTTCAACCGGGCCATGGCCCTGCTGCTCGCTAGCTGCGCCTTCTATCTGCTGCTGGCCTGGTAA
- a CDS encoding AraC family transcriptional regulator — translation MAITSPSRFWRDPRLPWVEARVVADGRTLCHAAHAHESFSVGAVVGGRSTYRNGHWQEVVGAGSTVIMNPGDVHACNPIGNEPWAYLMLYIDAAWFGARQVELGLGANADFHPFAVKQSQAPALHQQILGLYRILADEAQDSLAREQALVTFADQLHTALSSRGTEMPACDPRLRRAEQYIREHCLEPISLDDICAAAGLSASHLIRTFKRRYGLTPHEFVVNGRIQYARRQLRQGRPIAEVAQAAGFADQAHLQRTFKRYLAATPGHYQASSR, via the coding sequence ATGGCGATCACCAGTCCATCTCGATTCTGGCGCGACCCACGACTTCCCTGGGTCGAAGCCCGGGTCGTGGCCGATGGTCGCACCTTGTGCCACGCCGCCCATGCGCACGAGAGTTTCTCGGTTGGCGCCGTGGTGGGCGGGCGCAGCACCTACCGTAACGGGCACTGGCAGGAGGTGGTCGGAGCGGGTAGCACGGTCATCATGAACCCGGGTGACGTGCATGCCTGCAATCCCATCGGCAATGAGCCCTGGGCGTATCTGATGCTCTACATTGATGCGGCATGGTTTGGCGCCCGCCAGGTGGAGCTGGGGCTGGGAGCCAACGCCGACTTTCATCCCTTCGCGGTGAAACAAAGCCAGGCGCCCGCTCTACACCAGCAGATCCTGGGCCTCTATCGGATACTGGCCGACGAAGCACAGGACTCACTGGCCCGGGAGCAGGCGTTGGTCACCTTCGCCGACCAATTGCACACGGCCCTTTCATCAAGGGGTACTGAAATGCCGGCCTGCGACCCCCGGCTGCGGCGGGCCGAGCAGTACATCCGCGAGCATTGTCTGGAACCGATCTCCCTCGACGACATCTGCGCCGCGGCCGGGTTGTCGGCGTCACACCTGATCCGCACCTTCAAGCGGCGCTATGGATTGACGCCGCACGAATTCGTGGTCAATGGCCGCATCCAGTACGCCCGTCGCCAGCTGCGCCAGGGCCGGCCGATCGCCGAAGTGGCCCAGGCCGCCGGGTTCGCGGATCAGGCCCACCTGCAACGCACCTTCAAGCGCTACCTGGCCGCGACTCCCGGGCATTACCAGGCCAGCAGCAGATAG
- a CDS encoding sulfurtransferase — MSQKLLLSPRELAQARAREENLVIIDTRSPEEYAAGHIPGAVNVRDVFTYLSDSTPEGLAAMQQTFADLFGKAGLSGKETAVIYEDAMNNGYGQSCRGYFLLKYLGYPRVAILHGGLRAWMKEELPLSTEPVEPEPKRFPLDPKPGLMIDRNEMLRALKDPSVVLLDVRDQDEWVGASSSPYGADFCPRKGRIPGSVWIEWYQMMRKQDDIPLFISKDEVRSLCASVGIQPEARVYLYCFKGARASNTLVAMKEAGFDDVHLYFGSWNEWSRDPALPIEQGEPDPRRMAPRA; from the coding sequence ATGAGCCAGAAGCTGCTGCTGTCACCTCGCGAGCTCGCCCAAGCACGAGCTCGCGAAGAGAACCTCGTCATCATCGACACCCGCTCCCCCGAGGAATACGCCGCCGGGCACATCCCCGGAGCGGTCAACGTCCGGGACGTGTTCACCTACCTGTCGGACTCCACGCCGGAGGGGCTCGCGGCGATGCAGCAGACGTTCGCGGACCTCTTCGGCAAGGCGGGGCTCTCGGGCAAGGAGACTGCGGTCATCTACGAAGATGCGATGAACAACGGTTATGGGCAGTCCTGTCGTGGCTACTTCCTGCTGAAGTACCTCGGATATCCGAGGGTGGCCATCCTCCACGGTGGGCTCCGGGCCTGGATGAAGGAGGAGCTGCCACTCTCGACGGAGCCCGTGGAGCCCGAGCCGAAGCGGTTCCCACTCGATCCGAAACCCGGGCTGATGATCGACCGGAACGAGATGCTACGGGCCTTGAAGGACCCGTCCGTGGTACTGCTCGACGTGCGAGACCAGGACGAATGGGTGGGGGCCAGCTCCTCGCCCTATGGGGCCGACTTCTGTCCTCGCAAGGGACGCATCCCTGGCTCGGTGTGGATCGAGTGGTACCAGATGATGCGCAAGCAGGACGACATCCCCCTGTTCATCTCGAAGGATGAGGTGCGCTCGCTCTGCGCGTCCGTCGGCATCCAGCCCGAGGCCAGGGTCTACCTCTACTGCTTCAAGGGGGCGCGGGCCTCGAACACGCTGGTGGCGATGAAGGAGGCCGGCTTCGACGACGTGCACCTCTACTTCGGTTCGTGGAACGAGTGGTCGCGCGACCCGGCGCTACCCATCGAGCAGGGCGAGCCGGATCCACGGCGCATGGCGCCTCGCGCGTAG
- a CDS encoding family 43 glycosylhydrolase has protein sequence MTSSSIAKQFVPALFVASLVLQLTAATAMAAAPQYTNPLIQQRADPHIYKHTDGYYYFTASVPEYDRIILRRAKTLQGLATASETVIWRKHASGEMGAHIWAPEIHFINGKWYIYFAAGASNDIWRIRIYALENASANPLSGTWTEKGRVFTHLDSFSLDATTFEHNGQRYLLWAQKDPESNLYIAKMSSPTTITLPAVLLAKPEYAWETQGFWVNEGPAVIKRNGRIFVAYSASKTDDRYCLGLLTASANSDPLNPASWTKSPNPVFISNEKTSQYGPGHNTFVIGEDGQTDILVYHARNYKTIVGDPLYDPNRHTRVQKLYWNADGTPNFGIPVAEGATPFRFKSHNLPGYVIRHWEFRAKLETNVSNLGDSQFRLVAGLAGSGTVSFESANFPGYYLRHKNFELWLEKNDGSTSYKNDASFHQRAGLADSSGLSFESYNYPGRYIRHYNYLLYVQTLSTATDRSDATFQLD, from the coding sequence ATGACTTCGTCATCCATCGCGAAGCAGTTCGTCCCCGCGCTGTTCGTCGCATCCCTGGTCCTGCAGCTGACGGCAGCTACCGCCATGGCCGCGGCCCCGCAGTACACGAACCCGCTGATCCAGCAACGGGCCGATCCCCATATCTACAAGCACACCGACGGCTACTATTACTTCACGGCTTCCGTTCCGGAGTACGACCGGATCATCCTGCGGCGTGCGAAGACCCTCCAGGGACTGGCGACCGCGTCGGAAACGGTCATCTGGAGGAAGCATGCGTCCGGCGAGATGGGCGCGCACATCTGGGCGCCGGAGATCCACTTCATCAATGGCAAGTGGTACATCTACTTCGCCGCGGGTGCCTCCAACGACATCTGGCGAATCCGCATCTATGCCCTCGAGAACGCCAGTGCCAATCCCCTGAGCGGCACCTGGACCGAGAAGGGCCGCGTCTTCACGCACCTGGATTCGTTCTCGCTCGATGCGACCACCTTCGAGCACAACGGCCAGCGGTATCTGCTCTGGGCGCAGAAGGACCCGGAAAGCAACCTGTACATCGCGAAGATGAGCAGCCCCACCACCATCACCCTGCCCGCGGTCCTCCTGGCGAAACCCGAGTACGCCTGGGAGACCCAGGGCTTCTGGGTCAACGAAGGCCCGGCGGTCATCAAGAGGAACGGAAGGATCTTCGTCGCCTACTCCGCCAGCAAGACCGATGACCGCTATTGCCTGGGACTGCTGACGGCCTCCGCGAACAGCGATCCGCTGAATCCGGCATCCTGGACGAAGTCGCCGAATCCCGTCTTCATCAGCAACGAGAAGACGAGCCAATACGGCCCTGGCCACAACACATTCGTCATAGGCGAGGACGGGCAGACCGACATCCTTGTCTACCATGCGCGGAACTACAAGACGATCGTCGGCGATCCACTCTACGACCCGAACCGCCATACCCGCGTGCAGAAGCTCTATTGGAACGCGGACGGAACCCCCAACTTCGGGATTCCGGTCGCGGAAGGGGCCACTCCCTTCCGGTTCAAGTCCCACAACCTGCCGGGCTACGTCATCCGCCACTGGGAGTTCAGGGCGAAGCTCGAAACCAACGTCAGCAACCTGGGGGATTCACAGTTCAGGCTCGTGGCAGGTCTTGCCGGCTCCGGTACGGTATCGTTCGAGTCAGCGAACTTTCCGGGCTATTACCTGAGGCACAAGAACTTCGAGCTGTGGCTGGAGAAGAACGACGGCTCCACCTCGTACAAGAACGACGCGTCCTTCCACCAGCGGGCAGGTCTGGCGGACAGCAGTGGCTTGTCGTTCGAGTCCTACAACTATCCCGGCAGGTACATCCGTCACTACAACTACCTGCTCTACGTCCAGACGCTCTCCACCGCCACCGACCGGTCCGACGCGACGTTCCAACTGGATTGA
- a CDS encoding glycoside hydrolase family 43 protein, with protein sequence MSAFTSSSESNMYVYQSYNGTHYGLMKGPAYTPPSGLIRDPSILKHTDGMYYVTYTTNWEGNTIGFARSTDRVNWTFLRNVTLPVTNLQNTWAPEWFKDSDGSVNIIVSLRTTGATNFTPHVIKAQNSSLSAWSAPVPLAGLSPNYIDTFIVKLGSTYHAFTKNETTKYIEYATSSSLTGPYTFRGTGDWAGWGNWVEGPALYQLDDGTWRILFDGYTVAKYYYSDSTNTFASWSARKELPTLTGFVRHLTVLKETGQPGDIRRLQSFNFQTRFARHYNYQARIDTNVTPGEDSQFRIVPGLADSNAISFESVNFPGHFLRHDSFLLVLAKNDGTSQFKQDATFRDVPGLANSSWYSYQSYNLPDRYIRHYDYVLRVDPITTSVEKADATFQEVTP encoded by the coding sequence ATGAGCGCATTCACGAGCTCCAGTGAATCGAACATGTATGTGTACCAGTCCTATAACGGAACCCATTACGGGCTGATGAAGGGACCCGCCTACACACCACCGTCGGGGTTGATCCGGGATCCCAGCATCCTGAAGCACACCGACGGGATGTACTACGTCACCTACACCACGAACTGGGAAGGCAACACGATTGGCTTCGCCCGAAGCACCGACCGTGTGAACTGGACCTTCCTCCGGAATGTCACCCTCCCCGTCACGAACCTGCAGAACACCTGGGCTCCGGAGTGGTTCAAGGACAGCGACGGCAGCGTCAACATCATCGTGTCCCTGCGTACGACCGGCGCCACCAACTTCACCCCCCATGTCATCAAGGCGCAGAACAGCTCACTGTCCGCCTGGTCCGCTCCCGTGCCGCTGGCGGGACTGAGTCCCAATTACATCGATACCTTCATCGTCAAGCTCGGGAGCACCTACCACGCGTTCACCAAGAACGAGACCACCAAATACATCGAGTACGCGACGTCCTCCAGCCTGACCGGCCCCTACACCTTTCGAGGCACCGGAGATTGGGCGGGCTGGGGAAACTGGGTGGAAGGCCCGGCCCTGTACCAGCTGGACGATGGCACCTGGAGGATCCTCTTCGACGGGTACACCGTCGCGAAATACTACTACAGCGATTCCACCAACACCTTCGCTTCCTGGTCGGCCAGGAAGGAGCTCCCCACGCTCACGGGCTTCGTCCGGCACCTGACCGTCCTGAAGGAGACGGGGCAGCCCGGCGATATCAGGCGTCTCCAATCCTTCAACTTCCAGACCCGCTTCGCCCGCCATTACAACTATCAGGCTCGCATCGACACGAACGTGACACCAGGTGAGGACTCGCAGTTCCGGATCGTCCCCGGTCTGGCCGACAGCAACGCCATTTCGTTCGAATCGGTCAATTTCCCCGGCCACTTCCTGCGGCATGACAGCTTCCTGCTCGTCCTGGCGAAGAATGACGGCACGAGCCAGTTCAAGCAGGACGCCACCTTCAGGGACGTCCCCGGTCTGGCCAATTCGAGCTGGTACTCCTACCAGTCATACAACCTGCCCGACCGCTACATCCGGCACTACGACTATGTGCTCCGGGTGGATCCCATCACCACCTCGGTCGAAAAAGCGGACGCGACGTTCCAGGAAGTCACCCCCTGA
- a CDS encoding iron-containing alcohol dehydrogenase → MSTSSLRELLERLGPDGVLACTCGKHHRILVKQVLVGEDALRESAELLRRQRGSGPVLWVLSDEHTEAAAAERWKTAVSASRIAARILPGEPRPVPTLALVNELSAEVRALSPDLLVSVGSGVISDLVKKVSLDTGVPNWCVVTAPSVDAYSSATAAIRIEGYHQAVPARPSEVIVGDLEVIGRAPRPLFLAGLGDLLAKYLAHLDWNLARMVTRESLCDTIAGLALGSAREALAAARTWQARPLAAVRSLTEAALVSGFAMQALGSSRPAASAEHTIAHFWEMAGAVAEEEHDLHGLLVGAACRLVLPGYVDWYRRLAEAELDLEGRLVALEREPAWDERLEAKMSPFRRKIAEEMRGRVLDRATLAQRLDAFARARDSIQAMAEPLLRELSDAIDLLAGTGFPFSLDALGIDEDYRLLPVRNVRLLRNRYTTFDLAHELGQEDALVAAISRGVPG, encoded by the coding sequence ATGTCCACTTCTTCTTTGCGAGAACTCCTCGAGCGCCTCGGTCCGGACGGGGTGCTCGCCTGTACCTGTGGGAAGCACCACCGCATCTTGGTGAAGCAGGTCCTCGTCGGCGAGGATGCACTGCGGGAGTCGGCCGAACTCCTCCGGCGGCAGCGGGGGAGCGGTCCGGTGCTGTGGGTGCTGAGTGACGAGCACACGGAAGCCGCCGCGGCGGAGCGATGGAAGACGGCCGTCAGCGCCAGCCGGATCGCCGCGCGGATCCTTCCCGGGGAGCCGAGGCCGGTCCCGACGCTGGCGCTGGTGAACGAGCTCTCCGCCGAGGTGAGGGCACTCTCTCCGGATCTCCTGGTCAGCGTGGGCAGTGGTGTCATCAGCGATCTGGTGAAGAAGGTGTCCCTGGACACCGGTGTACCCAACTGGTGCGTCGTGACCGCGCCCTCGGTGGATGCCTACAGCTCGGCGACCGCGGCGATCCGCATCGAGGGGTACCATCAGGCCGTCCCGGCCCGGCCTTCCGAGGTCATCGTGGGCGACCTGGAGGTGATCGGCCGGGCCCCCCGTCCGCTATTCCTGGCGGGCCTTGGAGATCTGCTGGCCAAGTATCTGGCCCATCTCGACTGGAACCTCGCCCGGATGGTGACGCGCGAGTCCCTCTGCGACACCATCGCCGGACTGGCCCTCGGGTCCGCCCGGGAGGCGCTCGCGGCCGCGCGCACCTGGCAGGCCAGGCCTCTCGCGGCGGTTCGCTCACTCACCGAAGCGGCGCTCGTGTCGGGGTTCGCGATGCAGGCCCTGGGCAGCTCGCGGCCGGCGGCCTCGGCCGAGCACACCATCGCGCATTTCTGGGAAATGGCGGGCGCCGTGGCCGAGGAGGAGCACGACCTGCACGGGCTGTTGGTTGGCGCCGCGTGCCGGCTCGTCCTGCCCGGCTATGTCGACTGGTACCGCCGGCTGGCGGAGGCGGAGCTGGACCTGGAGGGGAGGCTCGTGGCGCTGGAGCGCGAGCCTGCGTGGGACGAGCGTTTGGAGGCGAAGATGAGCCCCTTCCGGCGGAAGATCGCGGAGGAGATGCGAGGCCGGGTGCTCGATCGCGCGACGCTGGCCCAGCGCCTGGATGCATTTGCCCGAGCGAGGGATTCCATTCAGGCCATGGCCGAGCCCCTGCTGAGGGAATTGTCCGACGCGATCGACCTGCTGGCCGGTACCGGCTTTCCCTTCTCGCTCGACGCACTGGGGATCGACGAGGACTACCGGCTGCTGCCCGTGCGCAACGTCCGTCTGCTCCGAAACCGCTATACGACGTTCGATCTCGCGCACGAGCTGGGCCAGGAGGACGCGCTCGTCGCCGCGATCTCTCGCGGCGTGCCCGGGTGA